The genomic stretch TGGCCCAATACCCTCTTGGCGGCCGCGGAATCTTGTGTCGTTTGCACGCCTTCGCAAGCGCGACATCGGAGATTCCATAGAGTGGTGCCAAGCGGCTTCCGGGAATGGTCCACACTTGCTCGTAGAGTTTCTCGCGGTCAACAGCGGACACGGTATCGCCTCCTGTGTCTTGGGCAGGATTCGTCGAGCTGCTATTATGTCGCCAATCGGCCGTCGGAACGACGGACACACGAACTCCCAGCCCGCACGGGAGGATCAACTATGCCCGCCACGCATCGAACAGACCATGAACCAGCCAGTGCAGCCGCAACAGAACTTGGGGCGCCGGGGTGAATTGAGGAGATTTCGCCTCCCACCTTCAAGCTGCGCATGCCAAGACCGCACAAACTGACCCAGGCTACGCAAGCTTCGTGGTCCACCAGCGATCCGTATCAGCACTCGAGCCGTTACGCCCCAAAATCCCTCGACATCCGTGCTAGCAAAGGCGTGCGGAAGAGGGCCTTGGCCGTTATGGACCGGTTCATCAAGGCGCTGGAAGGCCACGACCTTCAAGTTGAGATCGCGGAGGATCATCGGGGTACCGGCACGTTTGCCGTAGACGGGCGAGATCGCACTCAAATTCACGTGTACGAGAAGACACGGCGAGTAGAACATGTGCCGACTGCCATGGAACTACGTGAAAAGGAACGGTATCCCCGCACGCGGATACCGAAGTGGGACGATGTGCCGACCGGCGATCTGGTGCTTGTCCCGGGTGGGCCTGTCGACCTGTCGAGCGATCAAGCGATCACTCAGCTGTTTAACAAAGCCGTGGCCGATGTGATTGAGAGCTTGGCCGAGGTCCGGCAAGAGCGCGAAGCGGACGAGGCGGCGCGTCGTGAAGAATGGGAACGTCGGAGGGCGATCGAGGAGGAAAAGAGTCGGGTGGAAGCAATGCACAAGGCGGCCGCATCGCTTCAACAGTACCGCCTGTTGACGGACTACATCGAGGAGGTACGTCGCTTCGGCCGGGTGCCCGACGACCAACTCCGAGACGGCCAGACGCTGGAAGAGTGGCTGGCATGGGCCGAAGCTCAGGCCCGTCGAATCCACCCGCTTGGCAGTTGATTGGGCTCGCTAGCGGAAGCACAACTCGGCAAGTTCAACGGCAGAACCTGACCTCCCTTCCAGATCCACAAACCGCATGATCCTAACATGCGGCCTGGGTCCGTTCTCGGGGATCAGGTCAGTTCGCCGGGCCCCCGAATAAACGCGCAACGCACCGGATGTAGTCAGAACCTCCGATCTGGTATCCGCACGAATCTGGGCAACCCGGCGGCTTACCATCCACGATCCGCTCTCGGTGTATTCAATAACGTCAAGCACGCCTCAAACCGATCTCCGAATCTCGACCGATTCGCCCCGTACCATCTTACCTCCGGACAGTTGGATCGCTTGCGCAGGCAGGGCCCAGACCTTGCGAGTCGCTGAGGCCAAAACTGCAAATCCGGGCTCCCCGCCCAGGCCGCCAAGCACATGCTCTATCTTGATGGGCAGTTCCTGGCGCAGCCACGCTGCAACGTCGGAAGCGGGTATGGGGACAGGCGATTCCCGCAGCCGACTCGCAACGCTGCTGACCAGGTAGTCCAACGCGAACGCGACTTCTCCCTGTTAGGGAGATGGCTTTCCGTCGCGAGTTGCCACGTTATACAGCCACACGTTCGGATGGCCGCCCAAGATGCCGAGGACGACAGGCTGCAGGTCGATTTCCCCTCCGGCTGCCTTGCTCGACTCCGCTGTCGTCTCTAATCGTGCTGCGAAGGCCCGTTGTTTCGTACCACTTTTTCCAAACTCCCTCACACGCACCGGAAGGACGAAAGGTTGATCCGGTGCACTCCAAAAGTAGCAGTTGCCTGGAATCGGCTCTGATCGAATCACGCCGAGGATGTCCTCAGCGAAATAAGCATTATGCCGCTTTAGCGTGGCCAGATCCGCATCGTTCAGCAGATGCAGAACAAAGAAGTTGTCACCCTGGCTGATGATCTGATCGGCAATTGCGCCGGGCTGTTGCGTGACCAGGACCACACCCAGGTCGTACTTGCGGCCTTCCTTCACCCAGCGGACGAAGATGTTGCGGTCATCCATCTCACGGTCACCCAGGACCGCCTGCGCTTCTTCGATCATCGCCAAGCATCGGACGATGGAACGAGCGGGATCCGTGAAGTGTCGCCGATTGTGTTCGAACAGCCGCCGGAGAAGCAGCCCGCTAACAGCGAGCGCGTCCTCGCTTCCCAGTAACGACGTGTCCGCGATGATGATGCGGCCCTGGCGGAGCTCTTCGATCAGGTTCCTTCCGACGGGGCTGTTTGCCCTGTGCAGTCGACGGATCGGTGGCACGAGATTGTTCTTGATTGCAGCGAGGCTTACGTCACCGTGATCCTTCCGAGTCTGCGGGCGGTACTCCAGGATCTGCGCCAGCGCGTTGTCATCAGCCTGAAATTCTTTCTCTGCAAGGTATGTGACCAGCTTACGCCAGGCGTCCCACTTCAATCCGCGCACCAGGTTGGCGAATACGGTCTCCTGCTTCTCCCAGGGTAGAAAACACGCCAGAATGTCCTGCGGCGAGAAGTCGCCAAAATCGAGGTGCATGTCGCCTTTTTTCAGGGACCCGAAATTCTCTGGTACCGGGCGATTAGTGTACAACGATAGGCGATCCGCCAGTGTCGAGATGTTGGCCATGCCGGGCCGGCCTGCGGCGTCCGGCAATGCATATTCGCCCTCGACGTCGAAGATCAAAAGCCCCACGTCGGGGGGCGAGCTGTACAGCTGCGAGACCAGGTACTTGATGAGATTGCTCTTGCCATACCCGGCGCGGGCAAACACGAAGGTCCGGCGGGCCTTCAGCCGGTCCACGCTGAACTTGATGGGCACGTCGGCAAGCACGTGCTGACCGTAGACCAGCTCGCCAAGCACAACCGCACTCGGATCGTTCTCGAGGTTCACGTTGCACAGATACGCCAAGGCGGCATCGGAGGGCTCGCGCACCGGGCTACCGAATGTCGCGAATTCACGATCACCCACGGTGAACTCGAACCAGCTCTCCGTCATCCGAAGCTGCCCCGACAGTTGGAGTTTCACCGTGTACCGGAGCATTTGCCGGATGATTGGCGCCGGCGGGCGTTCGTCTGAACGCGACAGGTCGGCCAGGTAGCTGTCACCTTGATCGGACATCAGGCGGCCGGCAGCCCGATATTGGCAAACACGCCCAGCCATGGCGCGTCCGGGTCCCGCCTCGATCAGCAGGAACTCACCGAACCCGGGCAGGCCTTCCTCCCGATGCGGTATGACGACATCAAGCTCGAGGTGCAGGCCGCTTTGCGAGAAACCGCGCAGCAAGCCGACTACTGTGCCGCGGTAAAGAGGCAAGTTCGCCGGGTCATTCGTCATCCGTATCCTCAACGATCCGTCGACCAAGGAGCATCAGCGCGCTCGCCTCCTGTGCCACGCTCGGCTCCCGAGCTGCGAGTTCCTGCAGCAACTCAGACTCCAACATCTCGATCTCCAGCCCATCCAGTTTCGCATACTCATGGGCCATCAATAGCTCCTGAGGATATCCACGCCTCGGAAAGCTCCCACGGGACGATCGCCGAAGATATCGCATCATCTCACGAACCCGGCCCTGCTGCCAGGTCGCCACATCCACAGGCACCACCGGGACATTCGTGCCTGTATCCAGCTTGGCGAGGTATAGCTGGCCCATGGCCCGATCGCCAATCCAGCGATACTGTGCCGGTGCCGCCTCGCGTTCCAGGTCCGGTGGGATGCAGACATAGGCGGAGGCGCCCGTATCAAAAGTCTCGTTAACGCCGAAGGCGACGGAGAGGTAGTTGACAATGCTCGACCGCTTGGCGACGCCAACTAGTAGATGCCCGTGTTCGGTCGTGAGGTCTTCGAATCGCTTGCGCAGCGCCTGAAAGACACGGTCCCGCAGCATGACACTACGCAGCAGTCCGTCGCGCAGCAGGAGTGTGGGTTGCTTCTGTGCGGCCAACCTCAGTAGCGCCGCCCACTCCAATAGCTCTCGAAGCATCGCCAGGAGATGGCTTCGCTGGAAATCATCTTCCGGAAGCAGGTCTTCAAGCGAAACACCGAGGTACCGTAAGAATCGCTGGAACCGGTCGTCCGATGCGAAAAAGTAACGCATCACCTCGTCGGGCCGGAGGGACTGGGGGACAAACTCCTCAAAGTGAATGACGCCACGATTGTCGGCAACGCGAACGATCTGAATCGAGATGGGTGCTAGGTTTAGCCGTCCTTCCCCACCATCCGTCGCTACTGTTGCCACGATCGGAATGTCGGCTGCATCACCGTCATCGTCAATCGTGATGGCAGCGAGCTTGGCGACGTTTCTCCTGGTACGGTCGAGCTGTGGCCACTCATGATTA from Phycisphaerae bacterium encodes the following:
- a CDS encoding ATP-binding protein, whose product is MTNDPANLPLYRGTVVGLLRGFSQSGLHLELDVVIPHREEGLPGFGEFLLIEAGPGRAMAGRVCQYRAAGRLMSDQGDSYLADLSRSDERPPAPIIRQMLRYTVKLQLSGQLRMTESWFEFTVGDREFATFGSPVREPSDAALAYLCNVNLENDPSAVVLGELVYGQHVLADVPIKFSVDRLKARRTFVFARAGYGKSNLIKYLVSQLYSSPPDVGLLIFDVEGEYALPDAAGRPGMANISTLADRLSLYTNRPVPENFGSLKKGDMHLDFGDFSPQDILACFLPWEKQETVFANLVRGLKWDAWRKLVTYLAEKEFQADDNALAQILEYRPQTRKDHGDVSLAAIKNNLVPPIRRLHRANSPVGRNLIEELRQGRIIIADTSLLGSEDALAVSGLLLRRLFEHNRRHFTDPARSIVRCLAMIEEAQAVLGDREMDDRNIFVRWVKEGRKYDLGVVLVTQQPGAIADQIISQGDNFFVLHLLNDADLATLKRHNAYFAEDILGVIRSEPIPGNCYFWSAPDQPFVLPVRVREFGKSGTKQRAFAARLETTAESSKAAGGEIDLQPVVLGILGGHPNVWLYNVATRDGKPSP